The Toxorhynchites rutilus septentrionalis strain SRP chromosome 3, ASM2978413v1, whole genome shotgun sequence genome includes a region encoding these proteins:
- the LOC129777213 gene encoding monocarboxylate transporter 12 isoform X1, whose protein sequence is MEKMPPQNSIEMVPKSDTENDTKRVQNGNANNSKVVNGIEPPTTSVIVPPDGGWGWVVMIASFFCNIVVDGIVFSAGMFQDPIRLDFGVGKAEVALVSSLLSGFYLLTGPFVSALANRWGFRPVTILGAFIASTGFALSYYGNSLGYLYVTYGVIGGIGFCFIYVPSVITVGYYFEKWRALATGIALCGSGVGTFVFAPLSSMLINQFGWRGALLAQAGIILLCALFGCIFKPIQPIQVTITKDEDTPIEKGTLLGEGLPIVYTKPLPEGRFAYSVPNSSHNTWMGASPNTQYPTAAEVFRGSGHNLERRPSNNSGLLTHENIQTTTKKLEQLSKIQKRLAGQMTPEDTIHAPRFPIAHHELNTVGEAAEEEETENGTLLTGEQKTAPVVTPAAARQRSHTVSGRRPIDSGSRQGSRRGTLTDGSRPMYRDDIFFTGSLVRIPQYQSQTSLGYHMSVTRLPTQNDVEEAEEQSCKICPEAVRRTLATMLDMTLLRSPSFMLLAVSGFFTMMGFFVPFMYVTQRAVSGGMDSQISLFIVSAIGISNTIARIVCGFLSSFKSVNALHLNNVAITMGGIATMLSGLYMTEAYQFTYAAIFGLAIACFSALRSILVVDLMGLEKLTNAFGILCLFQGLAAVLGAPIAGFFTDLTGSYNVSFYISGALITISAVLCYPLNIVNRWEKKRAASKKSAAV, encoded by the exons ATGCCGCCCCAAAACTCGATCGAGATGGTTCCAAAGTCGGACACCGAAAATGACACCAAAAGAGTTCAAAATGGAAATGCAAACAATTCTAAAGTGGTGAATGGCATAGAACCACCGACCACATCGGTAATCGTCCCGCCGGATGGAGGTTGGGGATGGGTGGTGATGATAGCGTCGTTTTTCTGCAACATTGTGGTCGATGGTATTGTGTTCAGTGCCGGTATGTTCCAAGATCCTATCCGGCTGGATTTTGGCGTTGGCAAAGCTGAG GTTGCATTGGTCAGCTCACTGCTCAGTGGTTTTTATTTGCTCACGGGCCCATTTGTAAGCGCGCTTGCGAATCGGTGGGGATTTCGTCCGGTTACAATTTTGGGTGCATTCATCGCATCGACGGGCTTTGCTCTTTCGTACTATGGAAACAGCCTTGGTTACTTGTACGTCACTTATGGAGTAATTGGAGGCATCGGTTTTTGCTTTATTTATGTGCCATCCGTTATAACCGTTGGGTATTACTTCGAAAAGTGGCGAGCCCTGGCAACTGGTATCGCACTTTGTGGCTCAGGCGTTGGCACGTTCGTATTTGCACCTCTTAGTTCTATGTTGATCAACCAATTCGGATGGAGAGGTGCTCTTCTGGCTCAAGCCGGAATTATTCTACTGTGTGCTTTATTTGGATGCATTTTTAAGCCTATTCAACCCATACAAGTCACTATAACGAAGGATGAGGACACTCCAATAGAAAAGGGAACACTGTTGGGTGAGGGACTTCCAATCGTATACACCAAACCGCTGCCAGAAGGACGTTTCGCATATTCCGTTCCAAACAGTTCTCATAATACGTGGATGGGAGCAAGCCCAAACACTCAATACCCAACCGCAGCAGAAGTATTCCGCGGAAGTGGACATAACCTTGAACGAAGACCATCAAATAACTCCGGCTTACTAACGCACGAAAATATCCAGACCACAACGAAAAAGCTTGAGCAGCTGTCCAAgattcaaaaaagactagccgGCCAGATGACTCCTGAGGATACCATACATGCCCCACGCTTCCCAATCGCACATCATGAACTGAATACCGTAGGAGAGGCAGCTGAAGAAGAGGAAACTGAAAATGGTACACTTCTCACTGGAGAACAGAAAACAGCACCGGTCGTAACCCCCGCCGCGGCACGACAGCGAAGCCATACCGTATCTGGACGAAGACCTATTGATTCTGGGTCCCGACAAGGGAGTCGTCGGGGAACCCTAACTGATGGGAGTCGTCCAATGTATCGAGATGATATTTTCTTCACTGGATCGCTAGTCCGCATACCGCAATACCAGTCACAAACATCGTTGGGATACCATATGTCTGTTACTCGTTTGCCTACTCAGAATGACGTCGAAGAAGCGGAAGAACAGTCTTGTAAAATTTGCCCCGAAGCCGTTAGGCGTACACTTGCCACTATGTTAGACATGACCCTGTTGAGATCGCCATCCTTCATGCTGCTCGCTGTTAGCGGGTTCTTCACGATGATGGGCTTCTTTGTGCCGTTTATGTACGTTACACAGCGGGCTGTATCGGGAGGAATGGATTCCCAAATTTCGCTGTTTATTGTGTCCGCGATTG GTATTTCAAACACTATTGCTAGGATAGTTTGCGGGTTTTTGAGTTCCTTCAAAAGCGTCAACGCTCTTCATCTTAACAATGTTGCCATCACTATGGGCGGTATAGCTACAATGCTCAGCGGACTCTACATGACGGAGGCATATCAGTTTACATATGCCGCAATATTTGGACTAGCTATTG CATGTTTCTCGGCTTTACGTTCGATTCTGGTTGTGGACCTTATGGGCTTGGAGAAACTGACCAACGCTTTCGGAATACTGTGTCTGTTTCAAGGTCTTGCTGCAGTTCTCGGTGCACCAATAGCCG GATTCTTTACCGACCTCACCGGAAGCTATAATGTCTCGTTTTATATCAGTGGAGCATTGATCACAATTTCGGCCGTTTTATGTTATCCGTTGAACATTGTCAACCGATGGGAAAAGAAACGAGCTGCCAGCAAGAAGTCGGCCGCGGTATAG
- the LOC129777213 gene encoding monocarboxylate transporter 12 isoform X2, whose product MPPQNSIEMVPKSDTENDTKRVQNGNANNSKVVNGIEPPTTSVIVPPDGGWGWVVMIASFFCNIVVDGIVFSAGMFQDPIRLDFGVGKAEVALVSSLLSGFYLLTGPFVSALANRWGFRPVTILGAFIASTGFALSYYGNSLGYLYVTYGVIGGIGFCFIYVPSVITVGYYFEKWRALATGIALCGSGVGTFVFAPLSSMLINQFGWRGALLAQAGIILLCALFGCIFKPIQPIQVTITKDEDTPIEKGTLLGEGLPIVYTKPLPEGRFAYSVPNSSHNTWMGASPNTQYPTAAEVFRGSGHNLERRPSNNSGLLTHENIQTTTKKLEQLSKIQKRLAGQMTPEDTIHAPRFPIAHHELNTVGEAAEEEETENGTLLTGEQKTAPVVTPAAARQRSHTVSGRRPIDSGSRQGSRRGTLTDGSRPMYRDDIFFTGSLVRIPQYQSQTSLGYHMSVTRLPTQNDVEEAEEQSCKICPEAVRRTLATMLDMTLLRSPSFMLLAVSGFFTMMGFFVPFMYVTQRAVSGGMDSQISLFIVSAIGISNTIARIVCGFLSSFKSVNALHLNNVAITMGGIATMLSGLYMTEAYQFTYAAIFGLAIACFSALRSILVVDLMGLEKLTNAFGILCLFQGLAAVLGAPIAGFFTDLTGSYNVSFYISGALITISAVLCYPLNIVNRWEKKRAASKKSAAV is encoded by the exons ATGCCGCCCCAAAACTCGATCGAGATGGTTCCAAAGTCGGACACCGAAAATGACACCAAAAGAGTTCAAAATGGAAATGCAAACAATTCTAAAGTGGTGAATGGCATAGAACCACCGACCACATCGGTAATCGTCCCGCCGGATGGAGGTTGGGGATGGGTGGTGATGATAGCGTCGTTTTTCTGCAACATTGTGGTCGATGGTATTGTGTTCAGTGCCGGTATGTTCCAAGATCCTATCCGGCTGGATTTTGGCGTTGGCAAAGCTGAG GTTGCATTGGTCAGCTCACTGCTCAGTGGTTTTTATTTGCTCACGGGCCCATTTGTAAGCGCGCTTGCGAATCGGTGGGGATTTCGTCCGGTTACAATTTTGGGTGCATTCATCGCATCGACGGGCTTTGCTCTTTCGTACTATGGAAACAGCCTTGGTTACTTGTACGTCACTTATGGAGTAATTGGAGGCATCGGTTTTTGCTTTATTTATGTGCCATCCGTTATAACCGTTGGGTATTACTTCGAAAAGTGGCGAGCCCTGGCAACTGGTATCGCACTTTGTGGCTCAGGCGTTGGCACGTTCGTATTTGCACCTCTTAGTTCTATGTTGATCAACCAATTCGGATGGAGAGGTGCTCTTCTGGCTCAAGCCGGAATTATTCTACTGTGTGCTTTATTTGGATGCATTTTTAAGCCTATTCAACCCATACAAGTCACTATAACGAAGGATGAGGACACTCCAATAGAAAAGGGAACACTGTTGGGTGAGGGACTTCCAATCGTATACACCAAACCGCTGCCAGAAGGACGTTTCGCATATTCCGTTCCAAACAGTTCTCATAATACGTGGATGGGAGCAAGCCCAAACACTCAATACCCAACCGCAGCAGAAGTATTCCGCGGAAGTGGACATAACCTTGAACGAAGACCATCAAATAACTCCGGCTTACTAACGCACGAAAATATCCAGACCACAACGAAAAAGCTTGAGCAGCTGTCCAAgattcaaaaaagactagccgGCCAGATGACTCCTGAGGATACCATACATGCCCCACGCTTCCCAATCGCACATCATGAACTGAATACCGTAGGAGAGGCAGCTGAAGAAGAGGAAACTGAAAATGGTACACTTCTCACTGGAGAACAGAAAACAGCACCGGTCGTAACCCCCGCCGCGGCACGACAGCGAAGCCATACCGTATCTGGACGAAGACCTATTGATTCTGGGTCCCGACAAGGGAGTCGTCGGGGAACCCTAACTGATGGGAGTCGTCCAATGTATCGAGATGATATTTTCTTCACTGGATCGCTAGTCCGCATACCGCAATACCAGTCACAAACATCGTTGGGATACCATATGTCTGTTACTCGTTTGCCTACTCAGAATGACGTCGAAGAAGCGGAAGAACAGTCTTGTAAAATTTGCCCCGAAGCCGTTAGGCGTACACTTGCCACTATGTTAGACATGACCCTGTTGAGATCGCCATCCTTCATGCTGCTCGCTGTTAGCGGGTTCTTCACGATGATGGGCTTCTTTGTGCCGTTTATGTACGTTACACAGCGGGCTGTATCGGGAGGAATGGATTCCCAAATTTCGCTGTTTATTGTGTCCGCGATTG GTATTTCAAACACTATTGCTAGGATAGTTTGCGGGTTTTTGAGTTCCTTCAAAAGCGTCAACGCTCTTCATCTTAACAATGTTGCCATCACTATGGGCGGTATAGCTACAATGCTCAGCGGACTCTACATGACGGAGGCATATCAGTTTACATATGCCGCAATATTTGGACTAGCTATTG CATGTTTCTCGGCTTTACGTTCGATTCTGGTTGTGGACCTTATGGGCTTGGAGAAACTGACCAACGCTTTCGGAATACTGTGTCTGTTTCAAGGTCTTGCTGCAGTTCTCGGTGCACCAATAGCCG GATTCTTTACCGACCTCACCGGAAGCTATAATGTCTCGTTTTATATCAGTGGAGCATTGATCACAATTTCGGCCGTTTTATGTTATCCGTTGAACATTGTCAACCGATGGGAAAAGAAACGAGCTGCCAGCAAGAAGTCGGCCGCGGTATAG